Proteins from one Planctomyces sp. SH-PL62 genomic window:
- a CDS encoding reverse transcriptase family protein has product MATQRQTDPSDLWRAIVQAGGVQPYIDAQLAERGFLVARRETDGLSDRELADYKKSLKAEAKERDRLRRETWAAYRAEHIVHLGDGVFWSDEPGPDKWDLPNAEVQAAENELPPLDSPRQLAEALGLTIPQLRWLAFHRDAARRIHYRRFTIPKRDGTERAIWAPMPRLKQAQHWILRNIAERLPVHGAAHGFLPGRSILSNAAAHHDPKVVVRIDLKDFFPTVTWRRVKGLFRKAGYREHVATLLALICTESPREVVEQDGETYYVALGPRCLPQGAPTSPAVTNALCLRLDRRLSGLARRQGWRYTRYADDLTFSRASGSDAPPAVGRLRGSVRRIVEAEGFAVHDKKTAVGRRGGRQSITGLVVNGDRPPRVDREFKRNLRAAIHNLASGKEPRDAEPPQVLAGRAAYVAMTDPALGKALLDELSRAVDQAAAGSPPRS; this is encoded by the coding sequence ATGGCCACGCAACGTCAGACCGACCCGTCCGACCTCTGGCGCGCGATCGTCCAGGCCGGGGGGGTCCAGCCCTACATCGACGCCCAGCTCGCCGAGCGCGGCTTCCTCGTCGCCCGCCGCGAGACCGACGGCCTGTCGGATCGCGAGCTGGCCGACTACAAGAAGTCGCTGAAAGCCGAGGCGAAGGAGCGCGACCGCCTGCGGCGCGAGACCTGGGCCGCCTATCGCGCCGAGCACATCGTCCACCTCGGCGACGGCGTCTTCTGGAGCGACGAGCCCGGCCCCGACAAATGGGACCTCCCCAACGCCGAGGTGCAGGCCGCCGAGAACGAGCTCCCCCCGCTCGACTCGCCCCGACAGCTCGCCGAGGCGCTCGGCCTGACGATCCCCCAGCTCCGCTGGCTCGCGTTCCACCGCGACGCCGCCAGGCGGATCCACTACCGGCGCTTCACCATCCCCAAGCGCGACGGCACCGAACGGGCCATCTGGGCGCCGATGCCCCGATTGAAGCAGGCGCAACACTGGATCCTCCGCAACATCGCCGAGAGGCTGCCGGTGCACGGCGCGGCCCACGGCTTCCTCCCCGGACGGTCGATCCTCTCGAACGCCGCCGCCCATCACGACCCGAAGGTCGTGGTGCGGATCGACCTCAAGGACTTCTTCCCGACCGTCACCTGGCGTCGCGTGAAGGGGCTCTTCCGCAAGGCCGGATACCGCGAGCACGTCGCGACCTTGCTGGCCTTGATCTGCACGGAGTCGCCCCGCGAGGTCGTCGAGCAGGACGGCGAGACCTACTACGTGGCCCTCGGGCCGAGGTGCCTGCCGCAAGGGGCGCCGACGAGCCCGGCCGTCACGAACGCGCTCTGCCTCCGGCTCGACCGACGGCTCTCCGGCCTCGCTCGCCGTCAGGGCTGGCGCTACACCCGCTACGCCGACGACCTCACGTTCAGCCGAGCTTCGGGGTCGGACGCGCCCCCGGCGGTCGGACGGCTGCGCGGCTCGGTGCGCCGGATCGTCGAGGCGGAAGGCTTCGCGGTCCACGACAAGAAGACGGCCGTCGGGCGTCGAGGAGGGCGGCAGTCGATCACCGGCCTCGTCGTCAACGGCGACCGCCCCCCGCGCGTCGACCGGGAGTTCAAGCGGAACCTCCGCGCGGCGATCCACAACCTCGCCTCGGGCAAGGAGCCCAGGGACGCCGAGCCGCCCCAGGTCCTCGCCGGCCGTGCGGCGTACGTCGCCATGACCGACCCGGCGCTCGGCAAGGCGCTCCTGGACGAACTCTCGCGAGCCGTCGACCAGGCCGCGGCCGGCTCGCCTCCGAGGTCGTGA
- a CDS encoding transposase, with amino-acid sequence MTSSHPTPAPCQWFVRLSGPLDRRSAPRLALLFVGAVLAHGRRTVTTWIRAAGLSGRFQSCYIAVAAAGREASSIAGRLLNEVVAPLATGRGRLTLALDDTPTRRYGPYVQAAGVHHNPTPGPAGSPHVYGHVFVVLALLVEHRSWGVIGLPLLSRLYVRRVDLPAIAPKHRPAFRTKLEMAVELLRWARPWLGLMKRPIWVVADGAYAKKELLKPAKALGMTVVSRLRKDAALRTIPGPRPSGRRGRPRVYGERVVDLAKRAGQKRGWSRGSFDLYDGAEVKRYKTFLATWRPAGGVILVVLVDEPHGWRAYFCTDPEATVADVLTTIADRFSLEVAFREIKEVVGAGKQQVRFIHASVGAFHVCLWTYTLTEAWAWRRSEAELVDRSDSPWDSQLRRPSHADKRRAWRREILAGEILAILRSGPTDAEIQAAADRLLRLAA; translated from the coding sequence ATGACATCCTCGCATCCGACGCCCGCCCCCTGCCAGTGGTTCGTCCGTCTCTCCGGCCCGCTCGACCGACGGTCGGCGCCCCGGCTCGCCCTGCTGTTCGTCGGCGCGGTGCTGGCTCACGGCCGGCGGACCGTCACGACGTGGATTCGGGCCGCGGGGCTGAGCGGCCGCTTCCAGTCCTGCTACATCGCCGTCGCGGCGGCCGGGAGGGAGGCCAGCTCGATCGCCGGCCGCTTGCTGAACGAGGTCGTCGCGCCGCTCGCGACGGGGCGGGGTCGGCTGACGCTGGCGCTCGACGATACGCCGACGCGGCGCTACGGCCCGTATGTCCAGGCCGCCGGCGTGCATCACAACCCGACGCCCGGCCCGGCCGGATCGCCGCACGTCTACGGCCACGTCTTCGTGGTGCTGGCGCTGCTGGTCGAGCATCGGTCCTGGGGCGTGATCGGCCTGCCGCTGCTGTCGCGGCTGTACGTCCGGCGGGTGGACCTGCCGGCGATCGCCCCCAAGCATCGGCCCGCGTTCCGCACCAAACTGGAGATGGCCGTCGAGCTATTGCGATGGGCGAGGCCGTGGCTCGGCCTGATGAAGAGGCCGATCTGGGTCGTGGCCGACGGCGCCTACGCGAAGAAGGAGCTGCTGAAGCCGGCGAAGGCCCTGGGGATGACGGTCGTCAGCCGGCTCCGCAAGGACGCGGCGCTGCGGACCATCCCCGGCCCCAGGCCGTCGGGCAGGCGGGGTCGCCCTCGCGTCTACGGCGAGCGAGTCGTCGACCTGGCCAAGCGGGCCGGTCAGAAGCGGGGCTGGTCGCGAGGCTCCTTCGACCTCTACGACGGCGCCGAGGTTAAGCGTTACAAGACGTTCCTGGCGACGTGGCGGCCGGCCGGCGGCGTGATCCTGGTCGTGCTGGTCGACGAGCCGCACGGCTGGCGGGCCTACTTCTGCACCGACCCCGAAGCCACGGTCGCCGACGTCCTGACGACGATCGCGGATCGCTTCAGCCTGGAGGTAGCCTTCCGCGAGATCAAGGAAGTCGTCGGGGCGGGGAAGCAGCAGGTGCGGTTCATCCACGCGAGCGTCGGGGCTTTCCACGTCTGCCTCTGGACCTACACCCTGACGGAGGCCTGGGCGTGGAGACGGTCGGAGGCCGAGTTGGTGGACCGCTCCGACTCGCCGTGGGACTCGCAGCTGCGCCGACCGAGCCATGCCGACAAGCGCCGGGCCTGGCGCCGCGAGATCCTGGCCGGGGAGATTCTCGCGATCCTGCGGTCCGGCCCGACCGACGCGGAAATTCAAGCCGCCGCCGACAGGCTGCTGCGGCTCGCGGCCTGA
- a CDS encoding DUF1553 domain-containing protein: MPKTWNPSFRTLWVLAIGLGVVAASDAHSAHAQGVDFVRDVRPIFQKRCDSCHGAAKQKGGLRLDVKSEAFKGGDAYGPAVIPGDAEESPLLQLVESEDEGDRMPSSGDPLPPDEIATLRAWIEQGAVWPDGVDLVKLEDRLDHWSFKPVQAPAAVEREPVADASAGNVIDRMILARLQQEGLEPAPEADRVTWLRRVYFDLIGLPPTPEQAAAFLGDGRPDAYERVVEDLLASPRYGERWAQHWLDVVRYADTHGFEVNTERPNAWPYRDYVIASFNADTPYDRFVREQLVGDAMGADAATGFLVTASVLLPGQIGADDISKRLARQDAIDEIVVNIGQTFLGLSIGCARCHDHKFDPITARDYYAMQAFVAGVEYDDREMRTPESVERRRQVAGLKSQVAELDRTLGRFEPPARPGRVQAREPSPTLNEETFATVEARFVRFTIHDANLHPTLGLIEPCIDELEVFTDEPTPRNAALAANGGKVAASGSRTSDIHRLEHLNDGRFGNSWSWMSDEPGRGTVTVELAEPTPINRITWSRDREGVLGDRLATAYTIEAGPSLDALSTLVDAAPSRPAVKPQVNNDRFAPVATRRVRFTVLATNQLEPCIDELEVFEVSGRNAALAGAGAGVSVRSSGDTVVADRHELQFINDGQYGNSRSWMSNETGKGWVEIDLGTERTIERVSWGRDRRGEYGDRLAIDYRIEVQAPDGSWRTVADASDRRRFVPEARETAPTYSTAWLDADDARKVRAIEADRKALEARITAADRADLAFAGTFRKPDSIHLLNRGDPEQPREEVVPALLSALGGAALDGETAEQERRRVLAEWIASPENPLTARVMVNRIWQGHFGAGLVETASDFGRMGAKPSHPELLDWLAAEFVRSGWLVKRMHRLIVLSATYRQSSRFHPEAAARDADARLLWRFPPRRLDAETIRDSMLAVAGRLDPKMGGPGFDLFDKRGGLTGFIPVESFQGDGLRRMIYAHKVRRERDAVFGAFDCPDAGQSTARRRESTTPIQALNLFNSRFTLDQAEAFAARVARDQNGDGGVDGQVRRAYQLALSRDPEEAEAADARDVVVRFGAAALCRVLLNCNEFLFTP; the protein is encoded by the coding sequence ATGCCGAAGACCTGGAACCCATCGTTTCGCACGCTTTGGGTCCTGGCGATCGGGCTCGGGGTGGTCGCGGCCTCCGACGCCCATTCGGCTCACGCCCAGGGCGTCGACTTCGTCCGCGACGTGAGGCCGATCTTCCAGAAGCGGTGCGACTCCTGCCACGGCGCCGCGAAGCAGAAGGGGGGCCTCCGCCTGGACGTCAAGTCCGAGGCCTTCAAGGGGGGCGACGCCTACGGCCCCGCCGTCATCCCGGGCGATGCGGAGGAGAGCCCACTCCTTCAGCTCGTGGAGTCCGAGGATGAAGGCGACCGCATGCCGTCGTCGGGCGACCCGCTCCCCCCCGACGAGATCGCGACGCTGAGGGCCTGGATCGAACAGGGGGCGGTCTGGCCCGACGGCGTCGACCTGGTGAAGCTGGAAGACCGTCTCGACCACTGGTCGTTCAAGCCGGTCCAGGCCCCGGCCGCCGTCGAGCGCGAGCCCGTCGCCGACGCCTCGGCCGGGAACGTGATCGACCGGATGATCCTCGCCCGGTTGCAGCAGGAAGGGCTTGAGCCGGCTCCCGAGGCCGACCGCGTCACCTGGCTCCGGCGCGTCTACTTCGACCTGATCGGGCTCCCGCCGACGCCCGAACAGGCCGCCGCCTTCCTCGGCGACGGCCGCCCCGACGCCTACGAGCGCGTCGTCGAGGACCTGCTCGCCTCGCCCCGTTACGGTGAGCGCTGGGCGCAGCACTGGCTGGACGTCGTCCGCTACGCCGACACGCACGGCTTCGAGGTGAACACGGAACGCCCCAACGCCTGGCCGTATCGCGATTACGTGATCGCATCGTTCAACGCCGACACGCCGTACGACCGATTCGTCCGCGAGCAACTCGTCGGCGATGCGATGGGCGCGGACGCCGCGACCGGCTTCCTGGTAACGGCCTCGGTCCTCCTGCCGGGCCAGATCGGCGCGGACGACATCTCGAAGCGGCTGGCGCGGCAGGACGCGATCGACGAGATCGTGGTGAACATCGGCCAGACCTTCCTCGGCCTGAGCATCGGTTGCGCCCGCTGCCACGACCACAAATTCGACCCGATCACCGCCCGCGACTATTACGCGATGCAGGCCTTCGTCGCCGGCGTGGAGTATGACGACCGCGAGATGCGGACTCCCGAATCCGTCGAACGGCGACGGCAGGTCGCGGGCCTCAAGTCGCAGGTCGCCGAACTCGACCGGACGCTCGGCCGGTTCGAGCCGCCGGCCCGGCCCGGACGGGTCCAGGCCAGGGAGCCGAGCCCGACGCTCAACGAGGAGACCTTCGCCACGGTCGAGGCCCGGTTCGTCCGCTTCACCATCCACGACGCGAACCTCCACCCGACGCTCGGCCTGATCGAGCCCTGTATCGACGAGTTGGAAGTCTTCACAGACGAGCCGACCCCGCGCAACGCGGCCCTGGCCGCCAACGGGGGCAAGGTCGCGGCCTCGGGGAGCCGGACCTCGGACATCCATCGGCTTGAGCATCTGAACGACGGCCGATTCGGCAACTCCTGGAGCTGGATGTCCGACGAGCCGGGCCGGGGGACGGTCACGGTCGAACTGGCCGAGCCGACCCCCATCAACCGGATCACCTGGAGCCGCGACCGCGAGGGGGTCCTCGGCGATCGGCTCGCCACCGCCTACACGATCGAAGCGGGCCCCTCGCTCGACGCCCTGAGCACCCTCGTCGACGCCGCCCCTTCGCGTCCCGCCGTGAAGCCGCAGGTCAACAACGACCGCTTCGCCCCGGTCGCGACCCGTCGGGTGCGGTTCACCGTCCTCGCCACGAATCAGCTCGAGCCCTGCATCGACGAACTCGAAGTCTTCGAAGTCTCCGGGCGTAACGCAGCGCTCGCCGGCGCGGGCGCGGGGGTCTCGGTCCGCTCGTCGGGAGACACCGTCGTCGCCGACCGCCATGAACTCCAATTCATCAATGATGGGCAATACGGCAACTCCCGTAGCTGGATGTCGAACGAAACCGGCAAGGGCTGGGTCGAGATCGACCTGGGGACCGAGCGGACGATCGAGCGCGTGAGCTGGGGACGCGATCGCCGGGGTGAATACGGGGATCGGCTCGCGATCGACTATCGGATCGAGGTGCAGGCCCCGGACGGGTCGTGGCGAACCGTGGCCGACGCCTCGGACCGCCGCCGTTTCGTCCCCGAGGCGCGCGAGACCGCCCCCACCTATTCCACGGCCTGGCTCGACGCGGACGACGCCCGCAAGGTCCGCGCGATCGAGGCCGACCGGAAGGCGCTCGAGGCTCGCATCACCGCCGCCGACCGTGCGGATCTCGCCTTCGCGGGCACCTTCCGCAAGCCCGACTCGATCCACCTGTTGAATCGCGGCGACCCCGAACAGCCGAGAGAGGAAGTCGTCCCGGCCCTCCTCTCCGCGCTGGGGGGGGCCGCACTCGACGGCGAGACCGCCGAGCAGGAACGTCGCCGCGTGCTGGCCGAATGGATCGCGTCGCCCGAGAATCCGCTGACCGCGCGGGTCATGGTCAACCGCATCTGGCAGGGGCATTTCGGCGCGGGATTGGTCGAGACGGCGAGCGACTTCGGAAGGATGGGGGCCAAGCCGTCCCACCCGGAACTGCTCGACTGGCTGGCCGCCGAGTTCGTCCGCTCCGGCTGGTTGGTCAAGCGGATGCATCGCCTGATCGTCCTGTCCGCCACCTACCGCCAGTCGTCCCGGTTCCATCCCGAGGCCGCCGCCCGAGACGCGGACGCGCGGCTGCTCTGGCGATTCCCGCCGCGACGGCTCGACGCCGAGACGATCCGCGACTCGATGCTGGCCGTCGCCGGCCGGCTCGATCCGAAGATGGGGGGGCCGGGGTTCGACCTGTTCGACAAGCGCGGCGGCCTGACCGGCTTCATCCCCGTCGAGTCGTTCCAGGGGGACGGCCTCCGCCGCATGATCTACGCCCACAAGGTCCGGCGGGAGCGCGACGCCGTCTTCGGCGCGTTCGACTGTCCGGACGCCGGCCAGAGCACCGCCCGCCGCCGCGAGTCGACCACCCCCATCCAGGCCCTCAACCTCTTCAACAGCCGCTTCACGCTCGACCAGGCCGAAGCCTTCGCCGCCCGCGTGGCGCGGGACCAGAACGGCGACGGCGGCGTGGACGGGCAGGTGCGACGGGCCTATCAACTGGCGCTGAGTCGCGACCCGGAGGAGGCGGAAGCCGCCGACGCCCGGGACGTCGTCGTCCGCTTCGGCGCGGCCGCGCTCTGTCGCGTGCTGCTGAACTGCAACGAATTCCTCTTCACGCCCTGA
- a CDS encoding DUF1501 domain-containing protein — translation MTRQSEGLSTIGRGWLDRRRFLSSAATGLGSIALASLLGRDGLLAAEPPAIDPGRPFAPRPPHFPAKAKNVLVIFCAGAVSQLETWDYKPELIKYDGQPLPGGPAVTFQGPAGNLARPQYEFRPRGQTGKMVSDMLPHLAELTDDIAFIHSLTSKSNTHGPAENFLSTGFVLDGFPSLGSWASYALGSENQNLPAYVAIPDPRGVPQNGSNNWGPGFLPAAFQGTPLSAKDPVRHLSPPGVGPDSDLAARDLLQRMNRRHLEAHPGDGKLAARIASYELAARMQLSIPQIGDLSTEPEHILRLYGADDTTNPIKAAFARNCIMARRLIESGVRFVQLFNGAYASGGELNWDGHSKLREQYDRHAAILDQPAAGLIRDLRQRGLLEETLVVWCTEFGRMPMFQKGAQGRDHNPDGFTCWLTGAGVKPGISHGVTDDLGQRAIQNIHPLYDFNATILHLLGLDHESLTFEHNGVRRRLTNVEGDVITEILA, via the coding sequence ATGACTCGCCAATCCGAGGGCCTCTCCACGATCGGCCGGGGCTGGTTGGATCGCCGCCGGTTCCTCTCCAGCGCGGCGACGGGCCTGGGCTCGATCGCGCTGGCGAGCCTCCTGGGCCGCGATGGTTTGCTCGCCGCGGAGCCCCCCGCGATCGACCCGGGCCGCCCCTTCGCCCCAAGGCCGCCGCACTTCCCGGCGAAGGCGAAGAACGTGCTGGTCATCTTCTGCGCCGGGGCCGTCAGCCAGCTTGAGACGTGGGACTACAAGCCCGAGCTGATCAAGTACGACGGCCAGCCCTTGCCGGGCGGCCCGGCCGTCACCTTCCAGGGGCCCGCCGGGAATCTCGCCCGCCCGCAGTACGAATTCCGGCCTCGGGGCCAGACCGGCAAGATGGTCTCGGACATGCTCCCGCACCTGGCGGAACTCACCGACGACATCGCCTTCATCCATTCGCTCACCAGCAAGAGCAACACCCACGGCCCCGCCGAGAACTTCCTGTCGACCGGCTTCGTCCTCGACGGCTTCCCGAGCCTCGGCTCCTGGGCCAGCTACGCGCTCGGCAGCGAGAACCAGAACCTCCCCGCCTACGTCGCGATCCCTGACCCGCGCGGGGTGCCGCAGAACGGCTCGAACAACTGGGGCCCCGGCTTCCTCCCCGCGGCCTTCCAGGGCACGCCGCTGAGTGCCAAGGACCCGGTCCGCCACCTGTCCCCGCCCGGCGTCGGGCCCGATTCCGACCTCGCCGCGCGCGACCTCTTGCAGCGGATGAACCGCCGCCACCTGGAAGCCCATCCGGGCGACGGCAAGCTCGCCGCCCGCATCGCCAGCTACGAGCTGGCCGCGCGGATGCAGCTCAGCATCCCCCAGATCGGCGACCTCTCCACCGAGCCCGAGCACATCCTCCGCCTCTATGGGGCCGACGACACGACCAACCCCATCAAGGCCGCGTTCGCCCGCAACTGCATCATGGCCCGACGACTGATCGAGAGCGGCGTCCGCTTCGTGCAGCTCTTCAACGGCGCCTACGCCAGCGGCGGCGAGCTGAACTGGGACGGCCACAGCAAGCTCAGGGAACAGTACGACCGGCACGCCGCCATCCTCGACCAGCCCGCCGCCGGCCTCATCCGCGACCTCAGACAGCGCGGCCTGCTGGAAGAGACACTGGTGGTCTGGTGCACCGAATTCGGCCGCATGCCGATGTTCCAGAAGGGCGCGCAGGGCCGCGACCACAACCCCGACGGCTTCACCTGCTGGCTCACCGGCGCCGGCGTCAAACCGGGCATCAGCCACGGCGTCACCGACGACCTCGGCCAGCGCGCGATCCAGAACATCCACCCCCTCTACGACTTCAACGCCACGATCCTCCACCTCCTCGGCCTCGACCACGAATCCCTGACCTTCGAACACAACGGCGTCCGCCGCCGCCTCACCAACGTGGAAGGCGACGTCATCACCGAGATCCTGGCCTGA
- a CDS encoding DUF5677 domain-containing protein: MIRRFRRKLRERLGLNQSLPSINEDYFKFGSLIGESDIENIDMPLNSYINIPDNPSPLLAALDSRGDEIVQAMISSSRKMLSNRAAIRRRYSKHIQSIWGNSITSLKMLIAASLETGELFNNQYQHQANEDGDLLFIAVIRLHARCCLLAQEVSWLLEGGFPSAAMSRWRTLHEAAVVSLFISGRGQDVAERYLLHDHKDAYDYAKIFQEQAAALGPDYEPLSAEEMERHEDRKRDLCSRFGDSYWKQWGWAANALNIKNPHFTAIEAAVGLEYLRPFFKMACHSNHAGSRGIWFDIGLPAPDMPIMLAGPSDAGFYDPGVSTAISITHASRAMLGLRASETAVVSRLVIEKLTGLCEAAFSEAEALYQEEFERRGEEKKAPPA, translated from the coding sequence ATGATTCGACGATTCCGAAGGAAGCTGCGGGAACGTCTCGGCCTAAACCAATCCTTACCTTCCATAAATGAAGATTATTTCAAATTCGGCAGCTTGATCGGCGAAAGCGACATTGAAAACATTGATATGCCACTAAACTCATACATTAATATACCCGACAATCCATCTCCATTGCTAGCAGCGCTCGACTCTCGGGGCGACGAGATCGTCCAAGCCATGATTTCCAGCTCACGAAAGATGCTCTCGAACCGAGCAGCGATTCGACGCAGGTACAGCAAGCACATCCAATCGATCTGGGGGAACTCGATAACCAGTCTAAAGATGCTCATCGCCGCATCACTTGAAACAGGCGAGCTGTTCAACAACCAGTACCAGCATCAAGCGAACGAAGACGGGGACTTACTTTTCATCGCGGTGATCCGGCTGCATGCTCGATGTTGCCTCCTCGCTCAGGAAGTGTCATGGCTTCTAGAGGGGGGGTTCCCGTCAGCAGCGATGTCTCGCTGGCGGACGCTTCACGAGGCTGCCGTGGTCTCGCTTTTCATTTCGGGCCGCGGACAAGACGTTGCGGAGCGTTACCTCCTGCACGACCATAAAGACGCTTACGACTATGCGAAGATCTTCCAGGAGCAAGCGGCTGCCCTCGGTCCGGACTACGAGCCATTATCGGCCGAAGAGATGGAGCGTCACGAAGACAGAAAACGTGATCTGTGCTCGCGATTCGGAGATTCGTACTGGAAGCAATGGGGCTGGGCGGCGAACGCCCTAAACATAAAGAATCCCCACTTCACAGCCATCGAGGCGGCGGTAGGACTGGAGTACCTTCGCCCGTTCTTTAAGATGGCCTGCCACAGCAACCACGCTGGGAGCCGGGGGATCTGGTTTGATATAGGCCTTCCTGCTCCAGACATGCCGATCATGCTGGCCGGTCCCTCCGACGCCGGGTTCTACGACCCCGGAGTAAGCACCGCCATCTCGATCACGCATGCCTCAAGGGCGATGTTGGGACTTCGAGCGAGCGAAACCGCTGTTGTGTCGAGACTGGTCATCGAGAAGTTGACGGGGCTTTGCGAAGCCGCATTCAGTGAAGCCGAAGCCTTGTATCAAGAGGAGTTCGAGAGACGTGGAGAGGAGAAGAAAGCTCCGCCTGCCTGA